A window of the Microbacterium sp. LWH13-1.2 genome harbors these coding sequences:
- a CDS encoding SLC13 family permease — MLVILGFLMIAVFMYLVMAKKATPVATLILVPIIFGLFTGAGLGLSDMIVESFLKLAPTAGLLFFAIIFFGTMIDVGLFDPLIKLILKFVGNHPTRLVVGTALLTSIVSLDGDGSTTFIIVTSAFLPIYLRLGMSPVILTVVAAMSNGVLNTVPWGGSTARAAAALNVSPIDIFVPMIPSIIAGLATVIIIAYFLGRRETKRIGELVLTESPGFLKKADIGVELKHSSADRATRKAAANGGDWDSSVVLTNNFAVPTNEDGTQLLDRPNARPRLIWFNLILTLAVMTVLVMDVTEPVVIFMIAAATALVVNFPRVQEQSAQLKAHASSVISVVGMVFAASVLTGIMSGTGMVEAMAGWLVDIIPPALGPFMATIAGILSIPLTFIMTNDAYYFGVLPILAETATHFGIEPVEMARASLVGQALHQSSPLVASFLLLIGLANVNLGEHFKKVIWRGTIVALVMLVVGGLFAYPLF, encoded by the coding sequence ATGCTCGTGATACTCGGCTTCCTGATGATCGCCGTGTTCATGTACCTGGTGATGGCCAAGAAGGCCACGCCGGTTGCAACCCTGATCCTGGTTCCCATCATCTTTGGCCTCTTCACGGGAGCTGGCCTCGGCCTCAGCGACATGATCGTCGAGTCGTTCCTCAAGCTCGCACCGACCGCAGGGCTTCTGTTCTTCGCCATCATCTTCTTCGGCACAATGATTGACGTCGGGCTGTTCGACCCGCTCATCAAACTGATTCTGAAGTTCGTCGGCAATCACCCCACCCGCCTCGTTGTGGGCACGGCGCTGCTGACTTCCATCGTGTCGCTGGACGGGGACGGTTCGACGACCTTCATCATCGTGACCTCGGCGTTCTTGCCGATCTACCTGCGACTCGGTATGAGCCCGGTGATCCTCACAGTGGTGGCGGCGATGTCCAATGGTGTCCTCAACACCGTCCCGTGGGGTGGATCCACCGCGCGCGCCGCAGCAGCACTGAACGTGTCGCCCATCGACATCTTCGTTCCGATGATCCCGTCCATCATCGCGGGTCTCGCAACGGTGATCATCATCGCCTACTTCCTCGGACGGCGTGAGACGAAGCGCATCGGCGAGCTCGTGCTGACCGAGTCGCCCGGCTTCCTCAAGAAGGCGGATATCGGGGTGGAGCTGAAGCACTCCTCGGCCGACCGCGCAACGCGCAAGGCCGCGGCGAACGGTGGCGACTGGGACTCGTCCGTCGTGCTGACCAACAACTTCGCCGTTCCGACCAACGAGGACGGGACGCAGCTGCTTGACCGACCGAACGCACGTCCGCGTCTGATCTGGTTCAACCTGATCCTCACCCTTGCAGTCATGACCGTCCTCGTGATGGATGTCACCGAGCCCGTCGTCATCTTCATGATTGCCGCGGCAACCGCGCTGGTCGTGAACTTCCCCCGTGTGCAGGAGCAGTCCGCACAGCTCAAGGCGCACGCCTCGTCGGTCATCTCCGTCGTCGGCATGGTGTTCGCGGCCTCGGTCCTCACCGGCATCATGAGCGGCACCGGAATGGTCGAGGCGATGGCCGGTTGGCTCGTTGACATCATCCCGCCGGCGCTGGGGCCGTTCATGGCGACTATCGCTGGAATCCTCAGTATTCCACTGACCTTCATCATGACCAACGACGCGTACTACTTCGGTGTTCTGCCGATTCTCGCTGAGACGGCGACCCACTTCGGCATTGAGCCGGTCGAGATGGCACGCGCATCTCTGGTGGGTCAGGCACTGCACCAGTCGAGCCCCCTGGTGGCGTCGTTCCTTCTTCTCATCGGTCTGGCCAACGTCAACCTCGGCGAGCACTTCAAGAAGGTCATCTGGCGCGGCACCATCGTCGCCCTGGTGATGCTCGTCGTCGGCGGCCTGTTCGCTTACCCCCTGTTCTGA
- a CDS encoding GntR family transcriptional regulator, whose product MSSEDSVWRGKAERAYAQLRSDIETGVLAPGQTLSEIELVAYTGASRTPVREAIRRLAAEGLVDLAPRRAPTVSRISLRSARALFDFRRIVEPIAVRMVTQKAADNPSLREAFLRVLDAFASIRGVEYSPEFAARFRDAAAEFDRLIAVNTPNEYLGRSIVDLRPHSARLRYIAHGDLSRLQESVAEHMNMCHAIVDGNADAAAEAMTTHLNHVDQAIFRQLMTGDAGELLVT is encoded by the coding sequence ATGAGCTCCGAGGACAGCGTCTGGCGCGGCAAAGCAGAGCGCGCGTATGCGCAGTTGCGCTCCGACATCGAGACCGGCGTGCTCGCGCCAGGTCAGACGCTGTCGGAGATCGAACTGGTCGCGTACACCGGAGCGTCTCGCACGCCTGTCCGCGAGGCGATCCGGCGCCTCGCCGCTGAGGGGCTCGTGGACCTCGCTCCCCGTCGAGCACCTACGGTGTCCCGCATTTCCCTGCGGAGCGCACGGGCGCTTTTCGACTTCCGTCGCATCGTCGAGCCCATCGCGGTGCGGATGGTCACTCAGAAGGCTGCGGATAACCCCTCGCTCCGAGAGGCCTTCCTCCGCGTGCTCGATGCGTTCGCTTCCATCCGAGGCGTCGAGTACTCCCCCGAGTTCGCGGCGCGTTTCCGCGACGCTGCGGCGGAGTTCGACCGGCTCATCGCGGTGAATACGCCGAACGAGTACCTCGGACGCTCCATCGTGGACCTGCGGCCTCATAGCGCGAGACTGCGATATATCGCGCATGGAGACCTCTCGCGCCTGCAGGAATCCGTCGCCGAGCACATGAATATGTGCCATGCCATCGTCGACGGCAACGCCGACGCCGCGGCTGAGGCGATGACCACTCACCTCAACCACGTCGACCAGGCAATCTTCCGTCAGCTGATGACCGGCGACGCCGGCGAGCTCCTCGTCACCTAG
- a CDS encoding antibiotic biosynthesis monooxygenase, translated as MHSVWVEVQVIEGKLDEFRAAIAANADATVRDEPGCYYFDVIELDAAEQRFAFYEIYRDRDAFVVEHRSAAHYAAWKQAVAETIVPGSQTITEGRRLFGASETVPSR; from the coding sequence ATGCACTCGGTTTGGGTGGAAGTACAGGTCATCGAGGGGAAGCTCGATGAGTTCCGTGCTGCAATCGCTGCGAACGCGGATGCCACCGTCCGCGATGAGCCGGGCTGCTACTACTTCGACGTCATCGAGCTCGACGCAGCCGAGCAGCGGTTCGCCTTCTATGAGATCTACCGCGACAGGGACGCGTTCGTCGTCGAGCACCGGTCCGCGGCGCACTACGCGGCGTGGAAGCAGGCGGTCGCTGAGACCATCGTTCCTGGGTCTCAGACCATCACTGAAGGGCGACGTTTGTTCGGCGCCTCGGAGACTGTTCCGTCTAGGTGA
- a CDS encoding Ldh family oxidoreductase — protein sequence MDAQPSLDAAPTQLVSPSSLRTFATRILTSQGVPDADAALVADSLVAADEWGHQSHGVLRLPWYLERLRTGAMKTVTAPSTVIDTGALAIYDGHDGIGQVLTEHARIEAVRRAREHGIGAVGVRNSNHFGTAMYFTRRAAADGCAAILTTNASPAMAPWGGREKRLGTNPWSIAAPYGDRVVAVDIANTAVARGKIYLARQKGELIPDSWALTEDGARTTDAAEAVHGVILPMAAHKGYAITFMMDVLSGALTGSAVGTGVHGPYEADKASGAGHLFLAIDVNATGDPEGYAERVSHLVDEVKSTPLAQDANEIFYPGEVEDRSAARVAEAGGLQLPEQTILDLQLIADEQGVEFTL from the coding sequence ATGGACGCTCAGCCTTCCCTCGACGCGGCACCCACTCAGTTGGTGTCCCCGTCTTCGCTTCGGACCTTCGCAACGCGAATCCTCACGTCGCAGGGCGTACCCGATGCCGATGCCGCTTTGGTCGCAGATAGCTTGGTCGCGGCCGACGAGTGGGGCCATCAGTCGCACGGCGTGCTGCGTCTGCCCTGGTATCTCGAGCGATTGCGCACCGGAGCGATGAAGACGGTGACCGCACCGTCCACCGTTATTGACACCGGAGCCCTCGCCATCTACGACGGCCACGACGGCATCGGACAGGTGCTGACCGAGCACGCGCGGATCGAAGCGGTGCGCCGCGCTCGAGAGCACGGCATCGGTGCGGTCGGCGTGCGAAACTCCAACCACTTCGGCACCGCGATGTACTTCACCCGCCGCGCCGCCGCCGACGGCTGCGCAGCGATCCTCACGACGAACGCCTCGCCTGCCATGGCCCCATGGGGCGGTCGCGAGAAGCGTCTGGGCACCAACCCCTGGTCTATCGCAGCGCCCTACGGTGACCGCGTCGTCGCCGTAGACATCGCCAACACCGCTGTGGCGCGCGGGAAGATCTACCTCGCCCGCCAGAAGGGCGAACTCATCCCCGACAGTTGGGCACTCACCGAGGACGGCGCACGGACCACCGATGCGGCCGAGGCAGTCCACGGTGTCATCTTGCCGATGGCCGCGCACAAGGGTTACGCCATCACCTTCATGATGGATGTGCTGTCGGGCGCCCTGACGGGCAGCGCCGTCGGCACCGGAGTGCACGGCCCGTACGAGGCGGACAAGGCCAGCGGCGCCGGCCACCTCTTCCTCGCCATCGACGTGAACGCTACCGGTGACCCCGAGGGATATGCAGAGCGCGTCTCCCACCTCGTCGACGAGGTGAAGAGCACTCCGCTCGCGCAGGACGCGAACGAGATCTTCTACCCCGGCGAAGTGGAGGACCGCTCTGCTGCTCGGGTGGCAGAGGCCGGCGGTCTGCAGCTTCCGGAGCAGACGATCCTGGACCTGCAGCTCATTGCGGACGAGCAGGGAGTGGAGTTCACCCTGTAG
- a CDS encoding isocitrate/isopropylmalate dehydrogenase family protein, producing the protein MHILVLPGDGIGPEITESTLEVLRAVERTHDVTFEIESADIGLKSLAEVGTTLPADVLKRVPQADGVILGPVSHYEYPAKHEGGFNPSAELRVQFDLFANVRPCRSRADMSILRTPMDLVLVRENTEGFYSDRNMFAGSGEFMPDPDSAFSIRKVTARASSRVARAAFEIAQRRNNKVTAVHKANVVKLSDGLFLREVRKVAEEYPDVELTELIVDAAAAALIKRPDHFDVIVTTNMFGDILSDEASELSGSLGLGGSLNVGDDIAVAQAQHGSAPDIAGRGIANPTSLILSAAMLLDWRGRQDGSVALQDAAGAIEAAVDRVLSNPQTRTGDIGGALGTAEFTRHVVEALSHR; encoded by the coding sequence ATGCACATCCTTGTACTGCCCGGAGACGGCATCGGGCCAGAGATCACCGAGTCCACCCTCGAAGTGCTCCGCGCCGTCGAGCGCACCCACGACGTGACCTTCGAGATCGAAAGCGCCGACATCGGCCTGAAGAGCCTCGCGGAGGTCGGCACGACGTTGCCGGCCGACGTCCTCAAGCGAGTTCCCCAAGCGGACGGAGTCATCCTCGGCCCGGTATCGCACTACGAGTACCCGGCCAAGCACGAGGGCGGATTCAACCCCTCGGCGGAACTCCGCGTGCAGTTCGATCTGTTCGCCAATGTCCGGCCGTGCCGGTCGCGAGCGGACATGAGCATTCTGCGGACGCCGATGGACCTAGTCCTCGTGCGCGAGAACACCGAGGGGTTCTACTCCGACAGGAACATGTTCGCCGGATCCGGCGAATTCATGCCCGATCCCGACAGCGCCTTCAGCATCCGGAAGGTGACGGCGCGTGCATCGTCACGCGTTGCACGTGCGGCGTTCGAGATCGCTCAACGCCGCAACAACAAGGTCACGGCCGTCCACAAGGCCAACGTCGTGAAGCTCTCCGACGGGCTGTTCCTCCGCGAGGTTCGCAAGGTCGCTGAGGAGTACCCGGACGTCGAGCTCACTGAACTCATCGTCGATGCGGCGGCCGCGGCGCTCATCAAGCGGCCCGACCACTTCGACGTCATCGTGACGACGAACATGTTCGGCGACATTCTCTCGGATGAAGCGTCCGAACTGTCCGGCAGCCTGGGCCTGGGTGGTTCCCTGAACGTGGGCGACGACATCGCCGTCGCGCAGGCGCAGCACGGCTCCGCGCCCGATATCGCGGGTCGCGGAATCGCCAACCCGACTTCGCTCATCCTGTCCGCGGCGATGCTTCTGGACTGGCGCGGCAGACAGGACGGCTCGGTTGCACTGCAGGATGCCGCGGGGGCCATTGAGGCCGCTGTGGATCGTGTGCTCAGCAACCCGCAGACGCGTACGGGCGACATCGGCGGAGCACTCGGTACTGCGGAGTTCACCCGCCATGTCGTCGAGGCGTTGTCGCACCGTTGA
- a CDS encoding tripartite tricarboxylate transporter permease produces the protein MEGLQGLIDGFAVALTPGNLLFAFLGVLAGTFVGVLPGIGPALTIALLLPLTYTVAPEAAFIMFAGIYYGAMYGGSTTSILLNTPGESGSMMTAVEGNKMARTGRAAAALATAAIGSFVAGTIATVLLAFVAPYVVDVAILLGPADYLALIVVAFMTVGALLGASPARGFVSVSIGLVIGLIGFDAQSGVARFTFGIPRLLDGVSSIVIIVGLFALGEAVYLAAKMRKGKPQIMAINKGKHWMTREDWKRSWPAWLRGTLIGWPLGAVPVGGSEVPTFLSYAAEKRLSRHKEEFGHGAIEGVAGPEAANNANAAGALMPLLALGLPTTATAAVILVAFQQYGIQPGPRLLETQPELVWGLVAALLIGNLMLLIINLPLVGLWVKVLRIPTPYLYAGIIIFALLGAYSLKGSVFDVFVLLVVGILGYFMRQYGFPIAPLIIGVILGPVAEQQLRRALAISDGDALALIHSPFSIACYVLVILVAIVPFFLKRWERRTAAEVGLDEVDAGFATSTLRTVDKRTARREAKVAAKASAGDKTTP, from the coding sequence ATGGAAGGCTTGCAAGGACTCATCGACGGCTTCGCCGTCGCGCTGACTCCGGGGAACCTGCTCTTCGCATTCCTCGGCGTCCTCGCGGGAACCTTCGTCGGTGTTCTCCCCGGCATCGGACCCGCGCTCACCATCGCTCTGCTCCTGCCCCTGACCTATACGGTCGCCCCGGAAGCGGCGTTCATCATGTTCGCTGGCATCTATTACGGCGCGATGTACGGTGGCTCAACCACATCCATCCTCCTGAACACTCCAGGCGAGTCCGGGTCGATGATGACAGCCGTCGAAGGCAACAAGATGGCAAGGACCGGGCGCGCGGCAGCAGCCCTCGCGACTGCCGCCATCGGATCGTTCGTCGCTGGAACCATCGCCACCGTTTTGCTCGCGTTCGTCGCCCCCTACGTCGTCGATGTCGCGATCCTCCTCGGCCCAGCGGACTATCTCGCCCTCATCGTGGTCGCGTTCATGACGGTCGGAGCGCTCCTGGGAGCCTCGCCCGCCCGCGGATTTGTCAGTGTCAGCATCGGTCTGGTCATCGGCCTCATCGGCTTCGACGCTCAGAGCGGCGTCGCACGGTTCACCTTCGGGATCCCTCGCCTACTCGATGGCGTCAGCTCCATCGTCATCATCGTCGGACTCTTCGCGCTCGGTGAAGCGGTCTACCTCGCGGCCAAGATGCGCAAGGGCAAGCCGCAGATCATGGCCATCAACAAGGGCAAGCACTGGATGACCCGCGAAGACTGGAAGCGCTCCTGGCCTGCGTGGCTCCGCGGCACGCTCATCGGCTGGCCCCTCGGCGCAGTCCCGGTCGGAGGGTCCGAGGTCCCGACCTTCCTGTCGTACGCGGCAGAGAAGCGCCTTTCCCGGCACAAGGAGGAGTTCGGACACGGTGCCATCGAGGGTGTCGCCGGCCCCGAGGCGGCCAACAATGCCAATGCCGCAGGTGCTCTCATGCCGCTGCTCGCGCTCGGGCTGCCGACAACAGCCACGGCCGCGGTGATCCTCGTTGCGTTCCAGCAGTACGGCATCCAGCCGGGGCCGCGACTGCTGGAGACGCAGCCCGAGCTCGTCTGGGGTCTTGTCGCAGCGCTCCTCATCGGAAACCTGATGCTCCTCATCATCAACCTCCCGCTCGTCGGGCTCTGGGTGAAGGTGCTCCGGATCCCGACTCCGTACCTCTACGCGGGGATCATCATCTTCGCCCTGCTCGGTGCGTACAGCCTCAAAGGGTCCGTGTTCGACGTCTTCGTCCTCTTGGTCGTCGGCATCCTGGGCTACTTCATGCGGCAGTATGGCTTCCCCATCGCACCACTCATCATCGGTGTGATCCTCGGCCCGGTCGCTGAGCAGCAGCTTCGACGTGCATTGGCGATCTCGGACGGCGACGCACTCGCGCTCATCCACTCGCCGTTCTCCATCGCCTGCTACGTGCTCGTCATCCTCGTCGCCATCGTTCCCTTCTTCCTGAAGCGCTGGGAGCGCCGCACCGCGGCCGAGGTCGGTCTGGATGAGGTCGACGCGGGCTTCGCCACCTCCACGCTTCGCACCGTCGACAAGCGCACCGCCCGCCGCGAGGCGAAGGTGGCTGCCAAGGCGTCCGCCGGCGACAAGACCACCCCCTGA
- a CDS encoding tripartite tricarboxylate transporter TctB family protein, which translates to MKLSIQSKGELAFAGLLLVLGIFVLIETAAIPIPVAASNVGPRFMPYFAGGLLTVAAAWTLLGILRGRSASPEESELADPTQKFHFGRVALLVASVIAFGVLLDPLGYLIAAPLCMFGLLLTFGARRWWLMTVVSVVLPVLIFLLFTEVLGIYLPLGPFEGLF; encoded by the coding sequence ATGAAGCTCTCGATTCAGAGCAAGGGGGAGCTCGCGTTCGCCGGGCTCCTCCTTGTCCTCGGCATCTTCGTTCTCATCGAGACGGCGGCGATTCCGATCCCTGTTGCCGCGAGCAACGTCGGCCCCCGGTTCATGCCGTACTTCGCCGGCGGCCTGCTCACGGTCGCTGCAGCCTGGACTCTGCTCGGGATCCTGCGTGGCCGCTCCGCGTCCCCGGAAGAGTCCGAGCTCGCCGACCCGACGCAGAAGTTCCACTTCGGTCGCGTCGCGCTCCTGGTCGCCTCGGTCATCGCCTTCGGCGTCCTGCTGGACCCGCTCGGCTACCTCATCGCTGCGCCGCTGTGCATGTTCGGCCTGCTGCTGACCTTCGGTGCTCGGCGCTGGTGGCTCATGACCGTCGTCTCCGTCGTTCTCCCCGTGCTCATCTTCCTTCTGTTCACCGAGGTGCTGGGTATCTACCTACCCCTCGGACCGTTCGAAGGCCTCTTCTGA
- a CDS encoding tripartite tricarboxylate transporter substrate binding protein, protein MMLTRKRSVRLALAAVALTAVLGATACSASNSGGAGGGGAPDILRQGVSIDAPSGPGSGYDQTARAIEATLKGEDLVSRVQVSNTEGAGGTVALAEFVTKTDPDELMIGGLSLVGATITNNAPNTLEELTPIARLIGEYDVIVVPAASPHETLQDFFDALADDPGKNPIAIGNQGGYDHMWGGMLAQDAGLEATDVNFVTFSGGGEALIALLGNQVAAGISGYGEFADAIENGDLRILATASAEPLEIAPDAPTIADAGYPDSALVNWRGVFAPPGISDEDRATLEALFEDVVKSDSWKEVLETNGWSDEWLGSDDFGTELTSVQEQTQQLLADLGLV, encoded by the coding sequence ATGATGCTCACCCGAAAGAGAAGTGTCCGTCTCGCCCTCGCGGCAGTCGCCCTTACCGCCGTCCTTGGCGCAACCGCCTGCTCGGCCAGCAACAGCGGCGGCGCGGGAGGCGGGGGAGCCCCCGACATCCTGCGCCAAGGCGTATCCATCGACGCGCCGTCCGGTCCTGGCAGCGGCTACGACCAGACCGCCCGCGCCATCGAGGCCACGCTCAAGGGCGAAGACCTCGTCTCCCGCGTCCAGGTCTCCAACACGGAAGGCGCCGGCGGCACCGTGGCACTGGCGGAGTTCGTGACCAAGACCGATCCGGATGAACTGATGATCGGCGGACTGTCGCTCGTCGGCGCCACCATCACGAACAACGCCCCGAACACGCTCGAAGAGCTGACGCCCATCGCCCGCCTCATCGGCGAGTACGACGTCATCGTCGTGCCGGCCGCAAGCCCGCACGAGACGCTTCAAGACTTCTTCGACGCGCTGGCGGACGACCCGGGCAAGAACCCCATCGCCATCGGCAACCAGGGCGGGTATGACCACATGTGGGGCGGCATGCTCGCTCAGGACGCAGGCCTCGAGGCCACGGACGTGAACTTCGTCACGTTCTCCGGTGGCGGGGAAGCGCTCATCGCTCTTCTCGGGAACCAGGTCGCGGCGGGCATCTCCGGTTACGGCGAGTTCGCCGACGCCATCGAGAATGGCGACCTTCGCATCCTCGCGACGGCGTCCGCCGAGCCGCTGGAGATCGCACCTGACGCTCCCACCATCGCTGACGCCGGTTACCCCGACTCCGCCCTTGTGAACTGGCGTGGAGTCTTCGCCCCTCCTGGGATCAGCGACGAGGACCGCGCGACGCTCGAGGCGCTGTTCGAAGACGTCGTGAAGTCCGACAGCTGGAAAGAGGTCCTCGAGACCAACGGCTGGAGCGACGAGTGGCTGGGCAGTGACGACTTCGGTACCGAGCTGACGTCCGTCCAGGAGCAGACACAGCAGCTGCTGGCGGACCTCGGGCTGGTATGA
- a CDS encoding GntR family transcriptional regulator: MANATMRGSGSHLAYSELRRKVLTLELQPGSRLSEESLATSLGVSRTPLREAVRQLVSESLLERLPTGGLVVPQLNQTEISELYDVRASLELLMAGEAASRATAADIEELEGIVARNAAMVDFPDDAMRYGQALHSALADIAGNDWAVRLHAQVSSQMERYRRFTNHSAARRQSALEQHRALVRLVADGDVEGARRMAFQHVIDARDEALRAIGANLD; this comes from the coding sequence ATGGCGAACGCAACGATGCGGGGCTCGGGTAGTCATCTGGCGTACTCGGAGCTTCGTCGCAAGGTGCTCACACTCGAATTGCAGCCCGGCTCCCGACTCTCGGAGGAGAGCCTGGCGACGTCTTTGGGGGTGAGTCGCACGCCGCTGCGTGAGGCCGTGAGGCAACTCGTGTCGGAGAGCCTGCTCGAACGCCTCCCCACTGGCGGGCTCGTGGTGCCGCAGCTGAACCAGACCGAGATCTCAGAGCTGTATGACGTTCGCGCATCCCTCGAGTTGTTGATGGCTGGCGAAGCAGCGTCCCGTGCGACGGCTGCCGATATCGAAGAGTTGGAAGGGATCGTTGCCCGTAACGCCGCGATGGTCGATTTTCCGGACGACGCCATGCGATACGGCCAGGCGCTGCACAGTGCCCTTGCCGACATCGCCGGCAATGACTGGGCGGTGCGCCTTCACGCCCAGGTCTCCAGCCAGATGGAGCGTTATCGCCGGTTCACCAACCACAGCGCAGCCCGACGGCAGTCCGCTCTTGAACAGCATCGTGCACTGGTACGGCTTGTAGCTGACGGCGATGTCGAAGGCGCCCGCCGAATGGCCTTCCAGCACGTGATTGACGCGCGGGACGAGGCGCTGCGCGCTATCGGCGCGAATCTGGATTGA
- a CDS encoding MFS transporter, which translates to MKPFGRLSLASLLLHSALIQAAIFLIRPTASYRALELGAPPAALGAIGAAFAVLPLLLAVPAGLLADRIGSRPMILMGSVITLGAAVTFLFWGGDLVGLIVATAVLGAGHLACIVGQQSAVAHTSRGGRLDSMFGYYTFMASLGQAAGPLLIPLVGGHGLTPSTNALFSAGVCIAGALVVFGALMRNAKSEKPLNRATDGNTWSILRTPGVARAIGTSALIVAAVDLTLVYIPALGVEREMTAASVGALLTIRAVASMASRLFLGRAAARIGRARLMGVSIAMAAISFLILATPVPEWAIFATMVTLGLGLGVGQPLTMSWVTEQVPPGRRGTALAVRLAGNRLSQVVLPSAVGSLGSIASAGAVLGVTGLLLVGTLVLIGTVRFDEDP; encoded by the coding sequence ATGAAGCCGTTCGGGCGTCTGTCGCTCGCGTCGCTTCTGCTGCATTCGGCGCTGATCCAGGCCGCCATCTTCCTCATCCGTCCTACCGCGTCGTATCGAGCGCTGGAGCTGGGGGCGCCGCCAGCGGCGCTCGGCGCGATCGGGGCAGCGTTCGCCGTGCTCCCTCTCCTCTTGGCCGTACCCGCGGGCCTTCTCGCTGACCGCATCGGCTCTCGGCCGATGATCCTCATGGGATCCGTCATCACACTTGGTGCGGCAGTGACATTCCTCTTCTGGGGCGGCGACCTCGTTGGCCTGATAGTCGCGACAGCGGTCCTCGGCGCCGGCCACCTGGCGTGTATCGTCGGCCAGCAGAGCGCGGTTGCCCACACCTCGCGAGGTGGGCGACTGGACTCGATGTTCGGCTACTACACGTTCATGGCTTCGCTTGGTCAGGCCGCCGGACCGTTGCTGATCCCGCTTGTCGGGGGCCACGGGCTTACGCCTTCGACGAACGCCCTGTTCAGCGCGGGAGTGTGCATCGCGGGTGCGCTCGTCGTCTTCGGTGCGCTGATGCGTAACGCGAAGTCCGAGAAGCCCTTGAACCGTGCCACCGACGGCAACACGTGGTCGATCCTCCGAACCCCAGGCGTCGCCCGTGCTATTGGCACGAGCGCGCTCATCGTCGCAGCCGTGGACCTCACCCTGGTCTACATCCCGGCGCTGGGCGTCGAACGGGAGATGACCGCCGCATCCGTCGGCGCGTTGCTCACCATCCGGGCGGTCGCGTCGATGGCGTCCAGACTGTTCCTCGGTCGTGCGGCCGCGCGCATCGGGCGAGCCCGGCTGATGGGGGTAAGCATCGCCATGGCCGCCATCTCGTTCCTGATCCTCGCCACCCCCGTGCCCGAGTGGGCGATCTTCGCCACGATGGTCACCCTCGGCCTCGGCCTCGGGGTCGGACAGCCGCTGACCATGTCCTGGGTGACGGAGCAGGTCCCACCCGGGCGTCGGGGAACAGCCCTTGCGGTGCGCCTCGCCGGGAACCGGTTGAGCCAGGTCGTGCTCCCGTCCGCAGTCGGATCTCTCGGCAGCATCGCGAGCGCCGGCGCCGTGCTGGGAGTGACGGGCTTGCTGTTGGTCGGCACTTTGGTGCTGATCGGGACCGTGCGTTTCGATGAAGACCCCTAG
- a CDS encoding aromatic alcohol reductase, which translates to MSGHEWDGQSRKILVIGAGELGMPVLRNVMRRAMGVPGSSVDVLLRSATIDSGAPAKQRDLAEIRDLGIGIVPGDLVQNTIDELVSIFTRYDTVIGCTGITAGLDAPMKVARAALAAKVPRYFPWQFGVDFDVIGRGSPQDIFDSQLDVRDLLRSQEETEWVIISTGMFMNYLFEPGSGMVDLPSRTVNALGSAETAVTVTTPEDIGALTAEILFAEPRIQNEIVYVAGDTVTYGEVAETLGDALGHPFALRVWSESQLMEELADDPHDMTRKYRAAFAQGRGVAWDKATTYNARQEIRTTTLREWVRANLVP; encoded by the coding sequence ATGTCAGGACATGAGTGGGACGGCCAGTCCAGGAAAATTCTCGTAATCGGAGCAGGAGAGCTAGGCATGCCCGTGCTGCGGAACGTCATGCGCCGCGCCATGGGTGTCCCAGGCTCCTCGGTGGACGTTCTGCTCCGCTCCGCCACCATCGATTCCGGGGCACCGGCGAAGCAGCGCGATCTCGCCGAGATTCGCGATCTGGGGATAGGCATTGTTCCCGGCGACCTCGTGCAGAACACGATCGACGAGCTTGTGAGCATCTTCACCCGGTACGACACCGTCATCGGATGCACGGGGATCACCGCGGGCCTTGACGCTCCCATGAAGGTCGCCCGCGCGGCACTGGCGGCGAAAGTACCCCGGTACTTCCCTTGGCAGTTCGGCGTGGACTTCGATGTCATCGGTCGCGGCAGCCCACAGGATATCTTCGACTCGCAGCTCGATGTCCGAGACCTCCTGCGGTCGCAGGAAGAGACCGAGTGGGTGATCATTTCGACCGGCATGTTCATGAACTACCTCTTTGAGCCCGGCTCGGGGATGGTTGATCTACCCAGTCGTACCGTCAACGCGCTCGGGTCAGCAGAGACCGCCGTCACCGTGACGACGCCGGAGGATATCGGTGCGCTCACCGCAGAGATCCTCTTCGCTGAACCTCGAATTCAGAATGAGATCGTCTACGTCGCCGGCGACACCGTAACCTACGGAGAGGTCGCCGAGACGCTCGGGGACGCGCTCGGACATCCGTTCGCGCTGAGGGTGTGGTCGGAATCTCAGCTCATGGAGGAACTCGCCGACGACCCTCATGATATGACGCGGAAGTATCGTGCCGCCTTCGCGCAGGGGCGCGGTGTTGCCTGGGATAAGGCAACTACCTACAATGCCCGTCAGGAAATCAGGACGACAACGCTCCGCGAGTGGGTGAGGGCCAACCTCGTCCCCTGA